The Atlantibacter hermannii genomic interval GGGCGAATGTCATTGGCGTTGAACGCTGGCGGCATTTTCGCCGGGTAATGGTCAATGTTCATGGTGTGACTGAATTTCGCGCCCGTGATGTGCTGTTGATTGATATGTCCGCGTCGGACGTTGATTTACGGGTATTTTGCAGCGAGCAACTGCTTGAACCCATGATTTTACGTGGCGAATACTTTTCCGATCAGGCGTTAGATGTGGGTATGGCAGAGGTGTCGCTGATCCCGGATTCGGAAATCGTGGGCAAGACGGTGCGGGAAATCGGCTTTCGAAGCCGCTATGGTTTGAATGTGGTGGGCCTGCGCCGAAATGGTGAAGCCCTGGAAGAGGGGATTGTCGACGAGCCGCTTGAGCTCGGCGACATTTTACTGGTCGTGGGTGCCTGGAAACTGATCGCCCAGCTCGGCCAGAAAAAGCGAGATTTTTTGGTGCTCAACCTGCCAGTGGAGGAGGGCGACGCCTCGCCTGCGCACAGTCAGGCACCGCACGCCATCTTTTGTCTGGCGCTGATGGTGGCAATGATGCTGACCGATGAAGTCCCCAACCCCATTGCCGCCATTATCGCCTGCCTGTTAATGGGCAAGTTCCGCTGTATCGATGCTGAAAGCGCGTGGAAAGCGATCCACTGGCCGAGCATCATTCTGATTGTCGGCATGATGCCGTTTGCCATGGCGTTACAGAAAACGGGCGGCGTGGAGTTGATTGTCCAGGGATTAATGCAACTGGGCGGAGGATACGGACCCTATCTCATGGCGATCTGCCTGTTTGTGATGTGCGCGACTATTGGGCTGTTTATTTCCAATACCGCCACCGCTGTATTGATGGCGCCGATTGCCCTGGCGGCAGCTAAATCGATGGACGTATCGCCCTATCCGTTTGCCATGATGGTCGCGATGGCAGCTTCGGCAGCGTTTATGACACCGGTCTCTTCGCCGGTGAATACCCTGGTGCTGGGACCAGGGAACTACCGGTTCAGTGATTTCGTGAAGACTGGCGTGCCGTTTACGCTGATTGTGATGATTGTGTGCGTAGTGATGATTCCGTTACTGTTCCCGTTTTAACAGCTTACAGCGACGAATCCTGACTGATTTCATCCAGCGACAAATGAAAACTCGGCACAAACATTTGCATGAAATAGTCCATCTCCTGGCTGCGTCGCGTCTCAAGGGTTTTCTCGAGGCGCGACTTAGCCAGTAAAAATTCGTTATTGCCGGCAGAGAGCTCTTCCAGACACTTCAGATAAGCGCACAGCGCGTCGGCCTGCTTCACAATCGCGCGCTCTTCGTCACTGCTGTAATGTTCGTCAATTAACGGCATGAAAATATCACGCAATTCATCGGGAACCATGTCGAGCAGTTTTTGTTGAGCAATTTTTTCTATTGCTTTGTATTCATGTGCGATTTGATTGTTGAAGTATTTGACTGGCGTAGGTAAATCTCCGGTCAGCACTTCGCTGGCGTCGTGATACGTCGCCAACAGCGCGATACGCTCGGCATTCACCTGTCCGCCAAATTTACGGTTTTTAATCGCTGCCAGCGCATGAGCGACCATGGCAACCTGCAAGCTGTGTTCCGATACGTTTTCGGTGCGCACATTGCGCATCAGCGGCCAGCGGTTGATCAGTTTCAGGCGGGAAAGATAAGCGAAGAAGTGGCTTTGGCTCATTTATGGCGATCTCTTGCTACGACGGAGTGCCATTGTGCGAGGTGTTGGGGGAAGATGCAAACCTTCCCCCGTGCGTTTTACTGATGGTAATGATTCAGGAAGCGTCCAAAACGGTTAATCGCCATTTCCAGGTCATCGATGCGCGGCAGCGTCACGATACGCACGTGATCGGGCCACGGCCAGTTGAACGCGGTGCCTTGTACCAGCAGCACTTTTTCCTGAAGTAAAAAGTCGAGAACCATCTTTTGGTCATCGTGAATGTTAAAACGCTTACTGTCGATTTTCGGGAACATGTACAGCGCGCCCTGCGGCTTAACGCAACTGACGCCCGGAATATCGTTGATCAGTTCCCAGGCGCGATTGCGCTGTTCATACAGGCGGCCGCCAGGAGTAATAAATTCACTGATGCTCTGATAGCCGCCTAACGCCGTCTGGATGGCGTGTTGCGCCGGCACGTTAGCGCAAAGACGCATTGACGCCAGCATTTCCAGCCCTTCAATGTAGCCTTTAGCGTGTTTTTTCGGTCCGTTAAGCACCATCCAGCCCTGACGGAAACCTGCCACGCGGTAGGTTTTGGACAAGCCGTTAAAAGTGACAGTCAATAAGTCCGGTGCCAGCGCAGCAATGGAGTGGTGTTGCGCCTCGTCGTACAGGATCTTGTCGTAAATTTCATCCGCGAAGATGATCAGATTATGTTGGCGGGCGATCTCAACGATCTCCAGCAGCAACTCCTTAGAGTAAACCGCGCCTGTCGGGTTGTTGGGGTTGATGACCACGATACCGCGCGTCCGTGGCGTAATTTTAGCGCGGATATCGTCCAGATCGGGGAACCAGCCTGCGGACTCATCGCACAGATAGTGCACGGCTTTGCCGCTGGACAGCGATACGGCGGCGGTCCAGAGCGGATAATCCGGCGCGGGTACCAGCATTTCATCGCCGCTATTCAGTAACGCCTGCATGGCCTGCACAATAAGTTCAGAAACGCCATTGCCGATGTAAATGTCTTCAACCGTCACGTCGCGCATATCACGTGCCTGGTAATGCTGCATGATGGCTTTACGTGCGGAGAATAACCCTTTGGAATCGCAATAGCCCTGAGCGGTAGGGAGGTTGCGAATGACATCAACCAGAATCTCGTCCGGCGCATCAAAGCCAAACGGGGCAGGGTTGCCGATGTTTAATTTGAGGACCTTATTGCCTTCCTCTTCAAGCCGTTTTGCTTCTTTAAGGACGGGGCCACGGATGTCGTAACAGACGTTATCGAGCTTGCTGGATTTTTCGATGGTAGACATTCATCAAACCTTTTTGTGAGCGTTGCTTCCTGCCATGGAAGCGGATGCGCACAATGTACTCCTCCGCGCATCGGTTTTGAAGGCGACTATAAACGTGCCGGATAATCAGGTTGTGGAATATTGTATTTTGTGTAATGAGTTTTATAGTTTAATATATTGTAAAATTCGTTTTTACATAGTTTTAGATGGTTGTGAAACATGCCGTGGCGGGCGCTTTATGCTTTTTATGTGAAATATTTGCTTGCTAAATGCTGTTTTTAACAAGTTTGCGCTCACAAATACTCAGTAAAAATGAATGTTTAATAAATTTCATCCGCTTGTTAAGCAACCTTCACGCTGGAACTTTCAATGTGAGCGATGTGTTAACGCTAAACAAAACCAATTTAGCAATTATTAAGAAAAGTTAATTATTAGTCGGAAGGCTGTATACACAAACAGATTTACTGAACAATCTTTAAATATGGCGTTATAAAGTTTAATTCGTCAAATTCATCGCATCGTCGCTTAAAAAAAGGAGCAATTTAGGATATTATCACCTGGTTGTACCTTACTCTGTGCGCTGTTTCATCGTTTTTTCACGCGGTTTTTGCGTTGATGCTATTTAACTGCTTGTTTATAGAGTATTTGTTATTTAGTAATAATAAGCTTCTTTTAACAATGTCCTGAACTGCATAACTTCTAAAGTGGATTTCTCGTTGTGTTTAACCAAAATAAATAAAAATTATTACCCCTACAGGGATTTAAGCTACTGGTAATTTTTTTTCAGGATTTGTATGTTATATCTATACCTATTATTTAGCTGACATGATGTCGCTATATGTATGACTTAAAGCACAATCGAAAAAACGAGAACGATGGATTACGACCCATCCAGTGGATTTTACTGAAAGGATGCATGCTTCAAATGGAATTGCTGGCGCTTCTATAACACATAGCAACAGATCCGGGGCAGCTCCCTATGAGCAACCTGATAGTGAATAACAATATGATAAATGCAAATCGTCCAATCCTAAATCTCGACCTCGATCTGCTAAGAACGTTTGTAGCCGTTGCCGATTTGAACACCTTTGCGGCAGCCGCTGCGGCGGTATGCAGGACCCAGTCAGCAGTTAGCCAGCAAATGCAACGTCTGGAACAGCTTGTTGGCAAAGAACTGTTCGCACGTCATGGTCGAAACAAATT includes:
- the sdcS gene encoding putative transporter, which gives rise to MNSELIWVLILLAVAVLLFATGKVRMDAVALMIIVAFVLSGTLTLSEAFSGFSDPNVILIAAMFIIGDGLVRTGVATKMGAWLVDMAGSSETRMLVLLMLTVAGLGAFMSSTGVVAIFIPVVLSVSMRMKTSPSRLMMPLSFAGLISGMMTLVATPPNLVINSELLREGFAGFHFFSVTPLGLVILLLGIVYMLVMRSVLTSSHSDEGADSWRQRTFRELIKEYRLAGRARRLAIRPGSPMIGQRLDDLKLRERYGANVIGVERWRHFRRVMVNVHGVTEFRARDVLLIDMSASDVDLRVFCSEQLLEPMILRGEYFSDQALDVGMAEVSLIPDSEIVGKTVREIGFRSRYGLNVVGLRRNGEALEEGIVDEPLELGDILLVVGAWKLIAQLGQKKRDFLVLNLPVEEGDASPAHSQAPHAIFCLALMVAMMLTDEVPNPIAAIIACLLMGKFRCIDAESAWKAIHWPSIILIVGMMPFAMALQKTGGVELIVQGLMQLGGGYGPYLMAICLFVMCATIGLFISNTATAVLMAPIALAAAKSMDVSPYPFAMMVAMAASAAFMTPVSSPVNTLVLGPGNYRFSDFVKTGVPFTLIVMIVCVVMIPLLFPF
- the yfbR gene encoding 5'-nucleotidase: MSQSHFFAYLSRLKLINRWPLMRNVRTENVSEHSLQVAMVAHALAAIKNRKFGGQVNAERIALLATYHDASEVLTGDLPTPVKYFNNQIAHEYKAIEKIAQQKLLDMVPDELRDIFMPLIDEHYSSDEERAIVKQADALCAYLKCLEELSAGNNEFLLAKSRLEKTLETRRSQEMDYFMQMFVPSFHLSLDEISQDSSL
- a CDS encoding putative aminotransferase, producing the protein MSTIEKSSKLDNVCYDIRGPVLKEAKRLEEEGNKVLKLNIGNPAPFGFDAPDEILVDVIRNLPTAQGYCDSKGLFSARKAIMQHYQARDMRDVTVEDIYIGNGVSELIVQAMQALLNSGDEMLVPAPDYPLWTAAVSLSSGKAVHYLCDESAGWFPDLDDIRAKITPRTRGIVVINPNNPTGAVYSKELLLEIVEIARQHNLIIFADEIYDKILYDEAQHHSIAALAPDLLTVTFNGLSKTYRVAGFRQGWMVLNGPKKHAKGYIEGLEMLASMRLCANVPAQHAIQTALGGYQSISEFITPGGRLYEQRNRAWELINDIPGVSCVKPQGALYMFPKIDSKRFNIHDDQKMVLDFLLQEKVLLVQGTAFNWPWPDHVRIVTLPRIDDLEMAINRFGRFLNHYHQ